The following are encoded together in the Bradyrhizobium genosp. L genome:
- the argF gene encoding ornithine carbamoyltransferase, which yields MSKQVRHFLDINELPLAELRNMLSAGAAMKATLKAHEKAKRPLEGKTLAMIFERPSTRTRVSFDVGMRQLGGESIMLTGTEMQLGRGETIADTARVLSRYVDAIMIRILNHDALLELAAHATVPVINGLTRRSHPCQVMADLMTFEENRGSIEGKTVAWTGDDNNVLASWAHAAERFKFQLNVATPPELAPKKPMRDWIKATNAPIMLGTDPEAAVRGADCVVTDTWVSMGDKEGEHRHNVLKPYQVNAKLMQLAKPDALFMHCLPAHRGEEVTDEVIDGPQSVVFDEAENRLHAQKGILAWCFDAVA from the coding sequence ATGAGCAAGCAGGTCCGCCACTTCCTCGATATCAACGAATTGCCGCTTGCCGAGTTGCGCAACATGCTCTCGGCGGGCGCTGCCATGAAGGCGACGCTGAAGGCGCATGAGAAGGCCAAGCGGCCGCTCGAAGGCAAGACGCTGGCGATGATCTTCGAACGCCCGTCGACCCGCACGCGGGTGTCGTTCGACGTCGGCATGCGCCAGCTCGGCGGTGAATCGATCATGCTGACCGGCACCGAGATGCAGCTCGGCCGCGGCGAGACCATCGCCGATACCGCGCGCGTGCTGTCGCGCTATGTCGATGCCATCATGATCCGCATCCTCAACCACGATGCGCTGCTCGAGCTCGCGGCGCACGCCACCGTGCCCGTCATCAACGGGCTGACGCGGCGTTCGCATCCCTGCCAGGTGATGGCCGATCTGATGACGTTCGAGGAGAACCGCGGCTCGATCGAGGGCAAGACGGTGGCCTGGACCGGCGACGACAACAACGTGCTGGCGTCCTGGGCGCACGCCGCGGAGCGTTTCAAGTTCCAGCTCAATGTCGCGACCCCGCCGGAGCTCGCGCCGAAGAAGCCGATGCGCGACTGGATCAAGGCGACCAACGCGCCGATCATGCTCGGCACCGATCCGGAGGCTGCCGTCCGCGGCGCCGACTGCGTCGTCACCGACACCTGGGTGTCGATGGGCGACAAGGAGGGCGAGCACCGCCACAACGTGCTCAAGCCCTATCAGGTCAATGCCAAGCTGATGCAACTGGCAAAACCCGACGCGCTGTTCATGCACTGCCTGCCCGCGCATCGCGGCGAGGAGGTCACCGACGAGGTGATCGACGGTCCGCAATCGGTCGTGTTCGACGAAGCGGAGAACCGCCTGCACGCGCAAAAGGGCATCCTGGCCTGGTGTTTTGACGCGGTCGCGTAG
- a CDS encoding GcrA family cell cycle regulator, with amino-acid sequence MTVLTWSDDRVEQLKKLWESGLSASQIAAELGNVTRNAVIGKVHRLGLSGRAKAPSTAAPRPRKARPAQHMMRVSRPVSRGNTALAHAFEVEMEPDPIAYDNVVPMSQRLSLLELNEATCHWPVGDPSSPDFFFCGGKALGGLPYCAHHSRIAYQPAADRRRSPSNKPQLK; translated from the coding sequence ATGACGGTATTGACCTGGTCCGACGATCGCGTCGAGCAGCTGAAGAAGCTCTGGGAATCCGGCCTGTCGGCCAGCCAGATCGCAGCCGAACTTGGCAATGTGACGCGAAACGCCGTGATCGGCAAAGTGCACCGGCTTGGCCTGTCCGGCCGCGCCAAGGCACCCTCGACGGCGGCGCCGCGGCCACGCAAGGCCCGCCCCGCCCAGCACATGATGCGGGTGTCGCGCCCGGTCTCGCGCGGCAACACCGCGCTGGCGCACGCCTTCGAGGTCGAGATGGAGCCGGATCCGATCGCCTACGACAACGTGGTGCCGATGAGCCAGCGGCTGTCGCTGCTGGAATTGAACGAGGCGACCTGCCACTGGCCGGTCGGCGATCCCTCGAGCCCGGATTTCTTCTTCTGCGGCGGCAAGGCGCTCGGCGGCCTGCCCTATTGCGCCCACCACTCGCGCATCGCCTATCAGCCGGCTGCCGATCGTCGCCGATCGCCGTCGAACAAGCCGCAGCTCAAGTAA
- a CDS encoding aspartate aminotransferase family protein, whose protein sequence is MTNSVPSHLLPVFARVDLGFERGEGAWLIATNGDRYLDFTSGVAVNALGHAHPHMVKALQEQATKLWHMSNLFRSPDGEVLAARLCEQSFADFVFFCNSGAEAMEGVIKLVRHYHFSKGHGERYRIITFEGAFHGRTLGTLAATGAAKYLEGFGPPMDGFDQVPHGDIEAVKKAIGPHTAGILIEPVQGEGGVRGAPQAFFKALRQLCDEHGLLLAFDEVQTGMGRTGELFAYKRTGVVPDVMSLAKALGGGFPIGAVLASAKAASGMAPGSHGSTFGGNPLAVAAANAVLDVMLKPGFFEHVQKMSLLLKQKLASVIDRYPGVVSEVRGEGLLIGVKAVVPSGDLIAALRNEKLLTVGAGDNVVRFLAPLIVTEAEIDQSIASLERACATLSAAAKKAAG, encoded by the coding sequence ATGACCAACAGCGTCCCGTCGCATCTGCTCCCCGTCTTTGCCAGGGTCGATCTCGGCTTCGAGCGCGGCGAGGGCGCCTGGCTGATCGCAACCAATGGCGACCGCTATCTCGACTTCACCTCCGGTGTTGCGGTGAACGCGCTCGGGCACGCCCATCCGCACATGGTCAAGGCGCTGCAGGAACAGGCGACCAAGCTCTGGCACATGTCGAACCTGTTCCGGAGCCCGGACGGCGAAGTGCTCGCCGCGCGGCTCTGCGAGCAGAGCTTTGCCGACTTCGTGTTCTTCTGCAATTCGGGCGCGGAGGCGATGGAGGGCGTGATCAAGCTGGTCCGCCACTATCACTTCTCCAAGGGCCATGGCGAGCGCTACCGCATCATCACCTTCGAAGGTGCCTTCCACGGCCGTACGCTGGGAACGCTCGCAGCGACCGGCGCGGCCAAATATCTCGAAGGCTTCGGCCCGCCGATGGACGGCTTCGACCAGGTGCCGCACGGCGACATCGAGGCGGTGAAGAAGGCGATCGGGCCGCACACCGCCGGCATCCTGATCGAGCCCGTGCAGGGCGAGGGCGGCGTGCGCGGCGCGCCGCAGGCCTTCTTCAAGGCGCTGCGCCAGCTCTGCGACGAGCACGGCCTGCTGCTCGCCTTCGACGAGGTGCAGACCGGCATGGGCCGCACCGGCGAATTGTTCGCCTACAAGCGCACCGGCGTCGTGCCCGACGTGATGTCGCTGGCAAAGGCGCTCGGCGGCGGCTTCCCGATCGGCGCGGTGCTGGCGAGCGCCAAGGCCGCTTCCGGCATGGCGCCCGGCTCGCATGGTTCGACCTTCGGCGGCAATCCGCTGGCGGTCGCCGCAGCCAATGCCGTGCTGGACGTCATGCTCAAGCCCGGCTTCTTCGAGCACGTGCAGAAGATGTCGCTGCTCCTGAAGCAGAAGCTCGCCTCCGTCATCGACCGCTATCCGGGCGTGGTGTCTGAAGTGCGCGGCGAAGGGCTGCTGATCGGCGTCAAGGCGGTGGTGCCGTCGGGCGACCTGATCGCCGCGCTGCGCAACGAGAAGCTGCTCACCGTCGGTGCCGGCGACAACGTCGTCCGCTTCCTGGCGCCGTTGATCGTCACCGAGGCCGAGATCGACCAGTCGATCGCCTCGCTCGAGCGCGCCTGCGCCACGCTGTCGGCGGCCGCGAAGAAGGCGGCGGGATGA
- the glpK gene encoding glycerol kinase GlpK, with the protein MSFVLAIDQGTTSSRAMVFRSDISIAAVAQQEFPQHFPASGWVEHEPEDIWTSTIMVCRDALEKAGLKARDIAAIGITNQRETTVVWDRATGQAVHRAIVWQDRRTADVCAKLKAEGHEPAISAKTGLIIDPYFSGTKVAWILDHVPGARERAERGELLFGTVDCYLLWRLTGGRVHATDATNASRTLLFNIHTGEWDDELARLLHVPRSMLPEVKDSSARFGESTADLFGGPIAISGIAGDQQAAVIGQACFEPGMMKSTYGTGCFALLNTGTTPVVSKHKLLTTIAYQLAGKRTYALEGSIFVAGSAVQWLRDGLGIIKHAAETGPLADKSDSMQSVYLVPAFVGMGAPYWNPRVRGALIGLTRNTGPAEIAHATLESVCYQTFDLWAAMRTDWPEANAANTVLRVDGGMTASDWTMQRLADLLDAPVDRPMIQETTALGAAYLAGYEAGVYPEPAKFADNWRLEHRFRPAMSQATRDRKLAGWARAVKGVLASDEGE; encoded by the coding sequence ATGTCTTTCGTGCTGGCCATCGATCAGGGCACCACATCGTCGCGCGCCATGGTGTTTCGCAGTGACATCTCGATTGCCGCGGTGGCGCAGCAGGAATTTCCGCAGCATTTCCCGGCCTCGGGCTGGGTCGAGCACGAGCCGGAGGACATCTGGACCTCGACCATCATGGTGTGCCGTGACGCGCTGGAGAAGGCCGGCCTCAAAGCGCGGGACATCGCCGCGATCGGCATCACCAACCAGCGCGAGACCACCGTGGTGTGGGACCGCGCCACCGGCCAGGCCGTGCACCGCGCCATCGTCTGGCAGGACCGTCGCACCGCCGACGTCTGCGCAAAACTCAAGGCCGAGGGCCATGAGCCCGCGATCTCGGCGAAAACCGGGCTGATCATCGATCCCTATTTCTCCGGCACCAAAGTCGCCTGGATCCTCGACCACGTACCGGGCGCCCGCGAGCGTGCCGAGCGCGGCGAACTGCTGTTCGGCACCGTCGACTGCTATTTGCTGTGGCGGCTGACCGGCGGACGGGTACACGCCACCGATGCCACCAACGCCTCGCGCACGCTGTTGTTCAACATCCACACCGGCGAATGGGACGACGAGCTCGCAAGACTGTTGCACGTGCCGCGCTCGATGCTGCCCGAGGTGAAGGATTCCTCCGCGCGCTTCGGCGAGAGCACCGCCGATCTGTTCGGCGGCCCGATCGCGATCTCGGGCATCGCCGGCGACCAGCAGGCCGCGGTCATCGGCCAGGCCTGCTTCGAGCCGGGCATGATGAAGTCGACCTACGGCACCGGCTGCTTCGCGCTGCTCAACACCGGCACCACGCCGGTGGTCTCCAAGCACAAGCTGCTCACCACCATCGCCTATCAGCTCGCGGGCAAGCGCACCTACGCGCTGGAAGGCTCGATCTTCGTCGCAGGCTCTGCCGTGCAATGGCTGCGCGACGGGCTCGGCATCATCAAGCACGCCGCCGAGACCGGACCTCTTGCCGACAAGTCCGACAGCATGCAGAGCGTCTACCTGGTGCCGGCCTTCGTCGGCATGGGCGCGCCGTACTGGAATCCGCGCGTGCGCGGCGCGCTGATCGGGCTGACCCGCAACACCGGCCCCGCCGAGATCGCGCATGCGACCCTGGAGAGCGTCTGCTACCAGACCTTCGATCTCTGGGCCGCGATGCGCACCGACTGGCCGGAGGCCAACGCCGCCAACACCGTGCTGCGCGTCGACGGCGGCATGACGGCGTCGGACTGGACCATGCAGCGCCTCGCCGATCTGCTCGACGCGCCGGTGGATCGTCCGATGATCCAGGAGACCACGGCGTTGGGCGCCGCCTATCTCGCCGGCTACGAGGCGGGCGTCTATCCAGAGCCGGCAAAGTTCGCCGACAATTGGCGGCTCGAGCACCGCTTCCGCCCGGCGATGAGCCAGGCCACGCGCGACCGCAAGCTCGCCGGCTGGGCCCGCGCCGTGAAGGGCGTGCTCGCGAGCGACGAGGGAGAATAG
- a CDS encoding glutathione S-transferase family protein, whose translation MFLIGQYDSPFVRRTAIALRLYGLPFEHKPWSTFGDAEQVAAYNPLRRVPALVLDDGEALIESGAILDYLDELLGPERAMIARSGTERRRHLRIISLATGLADKAVSLIYERVLRKEQLKLWVERCEAQISGVLAVLEKERAQVATPYWLRDRIGHADIAVACALRFTGEAHPHLFDARYGALKAHAARCEALPPFQEIVQPLAPPKG comes from the coding sequence ATGTTCCTGATCGGCCAATACGACTCACCCTTTGTCCGCCGCACCGCGATCGCGCTGCGGCTTTACGGGCTACCCTTCGAGCACAAGCCGTGGTCGACCTTCGGCGACGCCGAGCAGGTCGCGGCCTATAATCCGCTGCGGCGGGTGCCGGCACTGGTGCTGGATGACGGCGAGGCGCTGATCGAAAGCGGCGCGATCCTGGATTATCTCGACGAACTGCTCGGGCCGGAGCGGGCGATGATCGCGCGCTCAGGCACGGAGCGGCGCAGACATTTGCGCATCATCTCGCTTGCGACCGGGCTCGCCGACAAGGCGGTCAGCCTGATCTACGAGCGGGTGCTGCGCAAGGAGCAGCTCAAGCTGTGGGTCGAGCGCTGCGAGGCCCAGATATCGGGCGTGCTCGCGGTGCTGGAGAAGGAGCGCGCACAGGTCGCGACGCCGTACTGGCTCCGCGATCGCATCGGCCACGCCGACATCGCGGTCGCCTGCGCGCTGCGCTTCACCGGCGAAGCGCATCCGCATCTGTTCGATGCCCGTTATGGCGCGCTGAAGGCCCACGCCGCGCGTTGCGAGGCGCTGCCGCCGTTCCAGGAGATCGTGCAACCGCTGGCGCCGCCGAAGGGGTAG
- the phoB gene encoding phosphate regulon transcriptional regulator PhoB, producing MSARILVVEDEEALTTLLRYNLDAEGYDVETVGRGDDADTRLKERVPDLVVLDWMLPGLSGIELCRRLRARPETKQLPIIMLTARGEESERVRGLATGADDYIVKPFSVPELLARVKGLLRRASPERLATVLTYGDIELDREKRRVARSGRPIDLGPTEYRLLEFFLEHPGRVFSREQLLDSVWGRDIYIDERTVDVHIGRLRKLLNPGREQDPIRTVRGAGYALDDRFAKAEPQP from the coding sequence ATGAGCGCACGCATTCTGGTAGTCGAAGACGAGGAGGCGCTGACGACGTTGCTGCGCTACAACCTCGACGCCGAGGGCTACGATGTCGAGACGGTCGGGCGCGGCGACGACGCCGACACCCGGCTGAAAGAGCGCGTCCCCGATCTCGTGGTGCTCGACTGGATGCTGCCGGGCCTCTCCGGCATCGAGCTGTGCCGCCGCCTGCGGGCGCGGCCCGAGACCAAGCAGCTGCCGATCATCATGCTGACCGCGCGCGGCGAGGAGAGCGAGCGCGTGCGCGGGCTCGCCACCGGCGCCGACGACTACATCGTCAAGCCGTTCTCGGTTCCGGAGCTGCTCGCCCGGGTCAAGGGCCTGCTGCGCCGCGCCAGCCCGGAGCGGCTCGCAACCGTCCTGACCTATGGCGACATCGAACTCGACCGCGAGAAGCGCCGCGTCGCGCGCTCTGGCCGTCCGATCGATCTCGGGCCGACCGAGTATCGCCTGCTCGAATTCTTCCTCGAACATCCCGGCCGCGTGTTCAGCCGCGAGCAGTTGCTCGACAGCGTCTGGGGCCGCGACATCTACATCGACGAGCGCACCGTCGACGTGCATATCGGCCGCCTGCGCAAGCTGCTCAATCCCGGCCGCGAGCAGGACCCGATCCGCACCGTCCGCGGCGCCGGCTACGCGCTGGACGACCGTTTTGCGAAGGCCGAGCCGCAGCCGTAA
- a CDS encoding SGNH/GDSL hydrolase family protein, with translation MSARTLLGLTLLAVWLVAAPACAEEPAAEPPAPCDVPGYLLSSESVLPKVRDAVKANQPLNVLVVGSRSSTIPNNEASAYPAKLQAALKEALPQAVIDLSVELQAKSTAEETAATLVKLVEAKKPTLVIWQTGTVDAMRAVDPDDFRSAIDDGVVALQKAGTDVVLVNLQYSPRTETMISAPPYLDNLKVVAQQHDVPLFDRFAIMKQWSDAGYFDLFSTVHGVDLAKKVHACLGQALSKFVIDAAHLGPAQQN, from the coding sequence ATGTCCGCGCGGACGCTGCTGGGTCTGACGCTGCTGGCCGTTTGGCTGGTGGCTGCGCCCGCGTGCGCCGAGGAGCCCGCTGCCGAGCCGCCTGCGCCGTGCGACGTGCCGGGTTATCTCCTCTCCAGCGAGAGCGTGCTGCCGAAGGTCAGGGATGCGGTGAAGGCCAACCAGCCGTTGAACGTGCTCGTGGTCGGCAGCCGCTCCTCGACGATCCCGAACAACGAGGCCAGCGCCTATCCGGCCAAGCTGCAGGCTGCGCTGAAGGAGGCGCTGCCGCAGGCTGTGATCGATCTATCCGTAGAATTACAGGCAAAAAGCACCGCGGAGGAGACGGCCGCGACCCTCGTTAAGCTTGTCGAGGCAAAAAAGCCTACTTTGGTCATCTGGCAGACCGGCACGGTCGATGCTATGCGAGCAGTCGATCCCGACGATTTCCGCAGCGCCATCGACGACGGCGTTGTTGCGTTGCAGAAGGCCGGGACCGACGTGGTGCTGGTCAATCTGCAATATAGCCCGCGCACGGAAACCATGATTTCTGCGCCGCCTTACCTCGACAATTTGAAGGTGGTGGCGCAGCAGCACGACGTGCCGCTGTTCGATCGCTTTGCGATCATGAAGCAGTGGAGCGATGCGGGATATTTCGACCTGTTCAGCACCGTGCATGGTGTCGACCTGGCCAAGAAAGTCCACGCCTGCCTCGGCCAGGCGCTTTCGAAATTCGTGATTGATGCGGCCCATCTGGGCCCGGCGCAGCAGAACTAG
- the apaG gene encoding Co2+/Mg2+ efflux protein ApaG, which yields MYRAITRQIEVTVEPNFMPDRSSTERGEYFWSYTIVITNSGAETVQLRTRHWIITDATGRRQEVRGEGVVGEQPTLAPGERYKYTSGVPLPTASGFMTGSYQMVSESGERFDIDVPTFSLDSPSPDGKRVLN from the coding sequence ATGTACCGCGCCATTACCCGCCAGATCGAAGTCACCGTCGAGCCGAACTTCATGCCGGATCGCTCGTCGACCGAACGGGGCGAGTATTTCTGGTCCTACACGATCGTGATCACCAATTCGGGCGCCGAGACGGTGCAGCTGCGCACCCGGCACTGGATCATCACCGACGCCACCGGACGCCGCCAGGAGGTGCGCGGCGAGGGCGTGGTCGGCGAGCAGCCGACGCTCGCGCCCGGCGAGCGCTATAAATACACCTCCGGCGTGCCGCTGCCGACCGCCTCCGGCTTCATGACCGGGAGCTATCAGATGGTCTCGGAAAGCGGCGAGCGCTTCGACATCGACGTGCCGACATTTTCGCTGGATAGCCCGAGCCCGGATGGGAAAAGGGTGTTGAACTGA
- a CDS encoding SGNH/GDSL hydrolase family protein, which yields MSFVRPFRVIAWRGLGAAAALALVVSTAVAPSCAQTAPGDQHAALAPGAKAEAAKPDATKPDATKPDTAKQTAAAATDAAKTQQPGFAAQAVDRLKQAAKSAGDIFHRVPCLQPKGVANSTGSLPHVAAKLAAGKPVLIVAFGSSSTQGYGSSAPEFTYPNRLATQLRRQYPTADITVVNRGIGGEDAPEMMKRLQTQVIDAHPDLVIWQVGTNAVLRNLDPAETEKDVEDGVARIQAGGSDLVLVDPQYSPRVTERPESARGMVKLLGRIAALRHVGIFPRFEVMREWHEKQAIPINDFVISDGLHMNDWGYACFAQLLGDDIIRSVGAIKIGVNVPAETRTYRPM from the coding sequence ATGAGTTTCGTTCGCCCTTTTCGAGTGATCGCGTGGCGCGGCCTGGGCGCCGCGGCCGCACTTGCGCTCGTTGTGTCCACCGCCGTCGCGCCGTCATGCGCGCAGACCGCGCCAGGCGATCAGCACGCAGCGCTTGCGCCCGGTGCGAAGGCCGAGGCCGCCAAGCCTGATGCGACGAAGCCCGACGCAACGAAGCCTGATACGGCGAAGCAAACGGCCGCTGCGGCAACCGATGCCGCCAAGACGCAGCAGCCGGGCTTCGCTGCGCAGGCCGTCGACCGGCTGAAACAGGCCGCGAAGTCGGCCGGCGACATCTTCCACCGCGTGCCCTGCCTGCAGCCCAAGGGCGTGGCGAACAGCACCGGTTCGCTGCCGCATGTCGCGGCTAAGCTCGCAGCCGGCAAGCCGGTCCTGATCGTCGCTTTCGGCTCGTCCTCGACCCAGGGCTACGGCTCCTCGGCGCCGGAATTCACCTATCCGAACCGGCTCGCGACGCAGCTGCGCCGGCAGTATCCGACCGCCGACATCACCGTGGTCAACCGCGGTATCGGCGGCGAGGATGCGCCCGAGATGATGAAGCGGCTGCAAACCCAGGTGATCGATGCCCATCCGGATCTCGTGATCTGGCAGGTCGGCACCAACGCGGTGCTGCGCAACCTCGATCCGGCCGAGACCGAGAAGGATGTCGAGGACGGCGTCGCGCGCATCCAGGCCGGCGGCTCCGACCTCGTGCTGGTCGATCCGCAATATTCGCCGCGCGTCACCGAGCGCCCCGAAAGCGCGCGCGGCATGGTGAAGCTGCTCGGCCGCATCGCCGCGCTGCGCCATGTCGGCATCTTCCCGCGCTTCGAGGTGATGCGCGAGTGGCACGAAAAGCAGGCGATCCCGATCAACGATTTCGTCATCTCCGATGGCCTGCACATGAACGATTGGGGCTATGCCTGCTTCGCCCAATTGCTCGGCGACGACATCATCCGCTCGGTCGGCGCGATCAAGATCGGCGTCAACGTCCCCGCCGAGACGCGCACCTATCGGCCGATGTAA
- a CDS encoding Hsp33 family molecular chaperone: MVSQSPDIKITTEAPIRAPSAVPVDDAVLAFEVGALDLRGRLTRLGPALDEILHKHDYPPPVGKLLGEAIVLTTLLGSSVKFEGRFILQTRTDGPVSLLIVDFQAPDRLRAYARYDKALLKPGQTSGQLLGKGHLAMTIDQGSNTSRYQGLVALDGGSLEDAAHEYFLRSEQIPTRVRLAVGEEMRGGEGGKLHWRAGGILLQFLPKAPERAKQADLHPGDAPEGTVAHEVPDDDAWVEGQSLVSTVEDVELIDPDLSGERLLYRLFHERGVRVFTPQPLRAQCSCSRDAVSSMLKSFAPQDRADMVKDGKVVVTCEFCSSVYEFTPDEAGVE, translated from the coding sequence ATGGTTTCACAATCCCCCGACATCAAAATCACCACCGAGGCGCCGATCCGCGCGCCGTCGGCGGTTCCGGTCGACGATGCCGTGCTGGCCTTCGAGGTCGGCGCGCTCGATCTGCGCGGACGGCTGACCCGGCTCGGCCCTGCGCTGGACGAGATCCTGCACAAGCACGATTACCCGCCGCCGGTCGGCAAGCTGCTCGGCGAGGCCATCGTGCTGACGACCTTGCTCGGCTCCTCCGTGAAGTTCGAGGGCCGCTTCATCCTGCAGACCCGGACCGATGGCCCGGTCTCGCTCCTGATCGTCGACTTCCAGGCGCCCGACCGGCTGCGTGCCTATGCGCGCTACGACAAGGCCTTGCTCAAGCCCGGCCAGACCTCGGGCCAGCTGCTCGGCAAGGGCCATCTCGCGATGACCATCGACCAGGGCTCGAACACCAGCCGCTACCAGGGCCTGGTCGCGCTGGACGGCGGCAGCCTGGAAGATGCCGCGCACGAATATTTCCTGCGCTCGGAGCAGATCCCCACCCGCGTGCGACTTGCCGTCGGCGAGGAGATGCGCGGCGGCGAGGGCGGCAAGCTGCATTGGCGCGCCGGCGGCATCCTGCTGCAATTCCTGCCCAAGGCGCCCGAACGCGCCAAGCAGGCCGATCTGCATCCGGGCGATGCGCCGGAGGGCACCGTTGCGCACGAGGTGCCGGACGACGACGCCTGGGTCGAGGGCCAGTCGCTGGTCTCGACCGTCGAGGATGTCGAGCTGATCGACCCCGACCTCTCCGGCGAGCGACTGCTTTACCGCCTGTTCCACGAACGCGGCGTCCGCGTCTTCACCCCGCAGCCGCTGCGCGCGCAATGCTCCTGCTCGCGCGACGCGGTGTCGTCGATGCTGAAGAGCTTTGCGCCGCAAGACCGCGCCGACATGGTCAAGGACGGCAAGGTGGTCGTCACCTGCGAGTTCTGCTCGTCGGTGTACGAATTCACCCCGGACGAAGCGGGCGTGGAGTAG
- a CDS encoding OpgC domain-containing protein, producing the protein MSSIADPIAGSPAADAKGTKGAQAKAAAKAPAITLPATGERELRLDLFRGLALWLIFIDHLPTNLLTWLTLRNYGFSDATEIFIFISGYTAAFVYGRAMLESGFVIATARILRRVWQIYVAHVFLFTIFLAEISYVATSFENPLYSEEMGIMDFLKQPDVTIVQALLLRFRPVNMDVLPLYIVLMLFLPLILWLMKWKPDVTLGLSVLLYALTWQFDLYLSAYPNGFWAFNPFAWQLLFVFGAWCALGGARRMSRILSSNITMWICIVYLVAAFFVTLTWYVPQLGHIMPKLIEQWMYPINKTDLDVLRFAHFLALAALTVRFLPRDWPGLKSPWLRPLILCGQHSLEIFCLGVFLAFAGHFVLAEVSGGAALHALISVAGILIMWGMAWIISWYKHSADKNASRTKGAGNADLAGGGA; encoded by the coding sequence ATGAGCTCGATTGCCGATCCCATAGCCGGTTCGCCCGCGGCTGACGCCAAGGGTACCAAGGGTGCGCAGGCGAAAGCCGCGGCGAAGGCGCCTGCGATCACGCTGCCGGCGACCGGCGAGCGCGAACTGCGGCTCGACCTGTTTCGCGGCCTCGCGCTGTGGCTGATCTTCATCGACCACCTGCCGACCAATCTGCTCACCTGGCTCACCCTGCGCAATTACGGCTTCTCCGACGCCACCGAGATCTTCATCTTCATCTCCGGCTACACCGCGGCCTTCGTCTATGGCCGCGCCATGCTGGAAAGCGGCTTCGTGATCGCGACCGCGCGGATCCTGCGCCGGGTCTGGCAGATCTATGTCGCGCATGTCTTCCTGTTCACGATCTTCCTCGCCGAGATCTCCTATGTCGCGACCTCGTTCGAGAACCCGCTCTACAGCGAGGAAATGGGGATCATGGATTTCCTCAAGCAGCCGGATGTCACCATCGTCCAGGCGCTGCTGTTGCGTTTCCGTCCCGTCAATATGGACGTGCTGCCGCTCTATATCGTGCTGATGCTGTTCCTGCCGCTGATCCTGTGGCTGATGAAATGGAAGCCCGACGTCACGCTCGGGCTCTCGGTGCTGCTCTATGCGCTGACCTGGCAGTTCGATCTCTACCTCTCGGCCTATCCGAACGGCTTCTGGGCGTTCAATCCATTCGCCTGGCAATTGCTGTTCGTGTTCGGCGCCTGGTGCGCGCTCGGCGGCGCGCGGCGGATGTCGCGGATCCTGTCGTCGAACATCACGATGTGGATCTGCATCGTCTATCTGGTCGCGGCGTTCTTCGTGACCCTGACCTGGTACGTCCCGCAGCTCGGCCACATCATGCCGAAGCTGATCGAGCAGTGGATGTACCCGATCAACAAGACCGACCTCGACGTGCTGCGTTTCGCGCATTTCCTGGCGCTCGCAGCCCTCACCGTGCGCTTCCTGCCCCGGGATTGGCCGGGCTTGAAATCGCCGTGGCTGCGACCATTGATCCTGTGTGGCCAGCATTCGCTTGAGATATTCTGCCTCGGGGTCTTCCTCGCCTTTGCCGGTCATTTCGTGCTTGCCGAGGTCTCTGGCGGTGCCGCACTGCACGCCTTGATCAGTGTCGCAGGCATCCTCATCATGTGGGGCATGGCGTGGATCATTTCGTGGTACAAGCACTCTGCCGACAAAAACGCCTCGCGAACAAAAGGCGCCGGCAATGCCGACCTGGCCGGAGGGGGAGCATGA
- a CDS encoding GNAT family N-acetyltransferase yields MMLPDGYSDVPSGKIAAVVTHLEMTSRPPRRDDPPGAWGLRRVDPPALAWYRELYRRVGDEWLWFSRARMNDAELAALIHADGIEVYTLVVDGRDEGLLELDFHEPGNCELVYFGVTANFIGTGAARFLMNRAIEIAWSHHIGRFWVHTCTFDHPSAVAFYQRSGFRAFRRQIEVADDPRLDGSVPRDVAQHVPVIEQVSPRTTSKC; encoded by the coding sequence ATGATGCTGCCCGACGGCTACTCCGACGTCCCATCAGGTAAAATCGCCGCCGTCGTCACCCATCTCGAAATGACGTCGCGCCCGCCACGGCGCGACGATCCGCCCGGCGCGTGGGGCTTGCGCCGTGTCGATCCACCCGCGCTCGCCTGGTACCGCGAACTCTACCGCCGCGTCGGTGACGAATGGCTGTGGTTCTCCCGCGCGCGTATGAACGACGCCGAACTTGCTGCGCTCATCCACGCTGATGGCATCGAAGTCTACACCCTCGTCGTTGACGGCCGCGACGAAGGCCTGCTCGAGCTCGATTTCCACGAGCCCGGTAACTGCGAGCTGGTCTATTTCGGCGTCACCGCAAACTTCATCGGCACCGGCGCCGCCCGCTTCCTGATGAACCGCGCGATCGAGATCGCCTGGTCGCACCACATCGGTCGCTTCTGGGTGCACACCTGCACCTTCGATCATCCCTCCGCCGTCGCATTCTACCAGCGCTCGGGCTTCCGCGCGTTCCGTCGGCAGATCGAGGTGGCGGATGATCCCCGGCTCGACGGCTCAGTGCCGCGCGACGTGGCGCAGCATGTGCCGGTGATCGAGCAGGTGTCGCCAAGAACGACTTCGAAATGCTGA